In Rosa rugosa chromosome 4, drRosRugo1.1, whole genome shotgun sequence, the genomic stretch TAGAACTATGTATGCACTTCAATTAAGCTCAAATCTCACTATATGGCATGTAATAGTTCCCACAAGTCTCACTATGCTTCTCTAGCTCAATATATTGATATGACAAATATGGAtataaatgaaatcaaacacTTGATCCATAATggtttattttgaaaaataaagctCATAAGACCCAACCATGCTTTCTAGCCCATATTTATATTAagctcaagttcatcattggtgTTGGAAGGAACCTAGAATAAACACAAAAAGTACtaaaaaaactatttttttaaaaaaagtatttatttattgtaatatattttttttaaatattaaaCACTTACACAtattccccccacacttaaatctaacattgtcctcaatgttaaaatgATGCTCTTAAAAGCTCTTCAACGAAACATTTAAGCATGGATGGAGTATTCATTCTCAtggacccctttatataggactTGAGTTTACATCTTAAGGACATAAAATATTAGAATTTACGAGGACAGCCGCATATTTATAATATTCACAACATAACTTGCATTTTTCATTTGCTAAATTCATTTTTTCCAAACAACCTACCAATCGCGTTCTGCATCTATCTAATTACTTCTCcatctaaaacaaaaacaaaaaaaacaaaaaacaatttcGCAAATCAAGAGCCAAAACCCTTGACCCGATAGAATCTGGGCTATGGGCCgacccggcccgaccctttacAAACCAAAACTCTCACGGTCTCCATCTCTAAAACCCCAAAAAAAATCCTCACCGCCACCACTTCAGTACCCACCACGCCGGCGACGACGCCCTTCAAAAACCGATCGCCGCTCCTCTAGCTCTCAAATGAACCCAACTCTTCCTTCACTCAACCTCTGATTCTTCTCCCCTTATCATTTGTAAGTCTCAAAATCTTCCCCTCATTCATTTTCCCGATTACTTCTTAttcttcttgcttcatttgGTTTTATCTATTTAAGCacaaattttgtttctttctctttggtttttggtttcagTCTCGTAATCTTAGAGACCAAAATGAGTCTGAGGTACTTAGTTTCCAGGCAATCAGTGTCAAAATTCACTGCTAGGCTTCGGTCTCAGTATGCCGCTGCGTATGGTTTCGCAACCGTTGCAGACCCAATACCCAGTTCATTTCGTTCTGCAACTCATCATGGTGGGTCTAAACCTCTCAAAAACCCTAGCCACCCAATACCCATGTGGTCGTTTTGTAGAGGCATTCACTCCGCTCAAGTGGTTGATTCGGTGGAttccgaggaggaggaggaggaagagggagGCATTAATGAGTTCTTGTCCCGATTCGTGTGGATTATACGGCAGAAGCTCAATGTGGCTTACCCGGGTTGCGATAAGGAAACTGTGGATGGGATGCTGATGGTTATTGTGCAGAGGGTTGTGGAGGAGATGGAGCAGGGCGGGTTTGAGCAGATGCTTGGCGAGAGGCAGGGTGCTGCTCCGTCGCAGGATTTTAGTGAGGATTTGTGGAGAACAGTGTGGGAGGTGAGCAATATGGTTTTGGATGACATGAGGAAGGAAGCGAGGAAGGAGAAAATGAAGGGGTTTCTGCATGCTGAGGAAGTCAAGGAGATGTGTAGGTTTGCTGGTGAAGTTGGTATCCGGGGGGATATGCTTAGGGAGCTCAGGTTCAAGTGGGCTCGCGAGAAGATGGAGGAGACTGAGTTTTATGAGAGCTTGGAGCTTCTTAGAGAACAAGAGAAAGCCCAAGAGAAAGGGGAGGAGGAAGGAGAGGTTGTGCAAGCTGATGAGGAGGCTTGTGTAACTGAGGTGAATCCTAAGGTTGGTTCTCTTCCCAAGAGGCGAGGGAAGATAAGGTACAAAATTTATGGGCTTGATCTCTCTGATCCGAAGTGGGTTGAAGTTGTTGATAGAATCCATGAGGCAGGGGAGGTCATTTGTCCCCAGGAACCGAAACCAATATCTGGGAAATGCAAGTTGGTTACTGAGAGAATTCTTCAATCAAATGAGGCAGATGACATGTCTCCACTTTTGGCTGAATGGGTAGAGTTGCTCCAACCTAGTAGGATTGATTGGGACAATTTGCTTGATCAATTGAAAGAGCAGAACACCAGGTTATACTTTAAGGTACACTACACTGTCTTTCCTCCATTCGATACTGTTTACGCCGTTATTCAGATATGTTTTAAAGATACAGGCTTTTATTATCTACTGCTAATTTATGAATTCTGTATAAAGTTCATAGGAGTTCAATTATACTTGGATAAAATTGTGTGTGTAGCGGTTGAAGGGTTCCATGCATGCCTGTGGCATAAAATGAGTCCTGTAGATTTGGATTTTACTTTTAAGATTCGATTTCTAGTTCTAATCTTTAACTGATGAGTCTGTATGTTATTTTACTACATTGGATATCTAGATGTAGTGGATGCTTGCTGAAAATTTTGTTCTTAGGTGGCAGAACTTGTATTGGATGAGAAATCTTTCCAGACGAACATCCGTGACTACTCCATGCTTATCGATGCTTATGCCAAGGAAAATAACGTAGAAGATGCTGAGAGAATTTTAAAGAAGATGAATGAAAATGGGTTTGAACCTGATATCTTAACAACCACTATTTTGGTTCACATGTACAGCAAGGCAGGCAATCTTGAAGGTGCCGACCAAGCATTTAAGACATTGAAGAGCCAGGGCTTCCGACCAGATATGAAGGTCTACAATTCCATGATCAAGGCATATGTAAATGCTAACCAACCGAAATTGGGGGAGTCATTGATGAGAGAGATGGAATCAAGAGACATCAAACCCACAAAAGAAATTTACATGGCATTGCTTCAATCATTTGCCCAACTTGGTGATGTGAAGGGAGCGGAACGAATTGTCAACACTATGATTATGGCAGGTTTTCAGCCAACTTTAGAATCTTGTTCAGTGCTTGTTGAGGCATATGGAAAAGCTGGTGACCCTGATCAGGCAAGGCACAACTTTGATTACATAATAAAAGTTGGGCACAAACCTGACGACAAGTGCACTGCAAGCATGATTGCAGcttatgaaaagaaaaatttacTCGATAAGGCACTGGATTTGTTGTTGCAGCTTGAAAAGGATGGCTTTGAGCCGGGAGTTGCTACTTACACAGTTCTTGTAGATTGGCTGGGAAAACTGCAGCTAGTTAGTGAGGCTGAACAGCTATTGGACAAAATTGCTGAGCTGGGTGAGGCTCCTCCATTGCAACTTCATGTAAGCATTTGCGATATGTATGCTAGGGCTGGATTTGAGAAAAAGGCACTACAAGCTTTGGGAGTTTTGGAGGCTAAGAAGGAGCAACTGAGTTTAGATGACTTTGAGACAATTATTGAGGGGCTTATGACTGGTGGATTTTTTCAGGATGCTCAGAGGATACGGGG encodes the following:
- the LOC133744046 gene encoding pentatricopeptide repeat-containing protein At5g04810, chloroplastic, giving the protein MSLRYLVSRQSVSKFTARLRSQYAAAYGFATVADPIPSSFRSATHHGGSKPLKNPSHPIPMWSFCRGIHSAQVVDSVDSEEEEEEEGGINEFLSRFVWIIRQKLNVAYPGCDKETVDGMLMVIVQRVVEEMEQGGFEQMLGERQGAAPSQDFSEDLWRTVWEVSNMVLDDMRKEARKEKMKGFLHAEEVKEMCRFAGEVGIRGDMLRELRFKWAREKMEETEFYESLELLREQEKAQEKGEEEGEVVQADEEACVTEVNPKVGSLPKRRGKIRYKIYGLDLSDPKWVEVVDRIHEAGEVICPQEPKPISGKCKLVTERILQSNEADDMSPLLAEWVELLQPSRIDWDNLLDQLKEQNTRLYFKVAELVLDEKSFQTNIRDYSMLIDAYAKENNVEDAERILKKMNENGFEPDILTTTILVHMYSKAGNLEGADQAFKTLKSQGFRPDMKVYNSMIKAYVNANQPKLGESLMREMESRDIKPTKEIYMALLQSFAQLGDVKGAERIVNTMIMAGFQPTLESCSVLVEAYGKAGDPDQARHNFDYIIKVGHKPDDKCTASMIAAYEKKNLLDKALDLLLQLEKDGFEPGVATYTVLVDWLGKLQLVSEAEQLLDKIAELGEAPPLQLHVSICDMYARAGFEKKALQALGVLEAKKEQLSLDDFETIIEGLMTGGFFQDAQRIRGVMEAQGFVASQQLQLHLVAKSFTLKRPSMR